The proteins below come from a single Chitinophaga pinensis DSM 2588 genomic window:
- a CDS encoding glycoside hydrolase family 19 protein, producing MTITSEQLKAVMPAATPANIQQYLPYLIQEMPVYQINTPARGCAFLAHLAHESGQFSVVTENLNYKAERLVKVFPKYFPDVAAAQPYAGKPEKIANRVYASRLGNGPEESGDGWRFRGRGLIQLTGRKTYGDCSKALTGDKKTFQDSSDLLVTPQYAVASACWFWTVYKGLNDIADQSDNWTTTFKGKIYNKFQWLTIKINGGLNGYDDRLAFWERAKAAIR from the coding sequence ATGACTATTACCAGCGAACAATTAAAGGCTGTTATGCCTGCGGCTACGCCCGCCAATATCCAGCAATACCTTCCCTATCTGATTCAGGAAATGCCTGTATATCAAATCAATACGCCTGCAAGAGGTTGCGCATTCCTGGCACACCTGGCCCATGAAAGCGGTCAATTTAGTGTTGTGACCGAAAACCTGAATTACAAAGCCGAAAGACTGGTGAAGGTATTCCCCAAGTATTTTCCTGACGTGGCTGCAGCACAGCCGTATGCCGGAAAACCGGAAAAGATCGCTAACAGGGTATATGCCAGCCGCTTAGGGAATGGACCTGAAGAAAGCGGAGATGGCTGGCGCTTCCGTGGCAGGGGGCTTATACAGTTGACCGGCCGGAAGACCTATGGTGATTGCAGTAAGGCCCTGACCGGTGATAAAAAGACTTTTCAGGACAGCTCTGACCTCCTGGTGACCCCACAGTATGCAGTCGCGTCTGCCTGCTGGTTCTGGACCGTTTATAAGGGCCTGAACGACATCGCGGACCAGTCCGACAACTGGACAACCACCTTCAAAGGTAAGATCTACAACAAATTCCAGTGGTTGACGATCAAGATCAACGGTGGCTTGAATGGTTATGACGACAGACTGGCATTCTGGGAACGTGCAAAGGCCGCTATCCGTTAA